In Gracilinanus agilis isolate LMUSP501 chromosome 1, AgileGrace, whole genome shotgun sequence, the sequence TACTCtattattatttgattatatataattattactattagatgatttgattatcacaacaaactatcattatctccattttgcagctgaggaaactgaggcagaaagtgacttgtccaagatcacaaagcgTCAGACACTGGATTTaaaactcaggactttctgactccaggccctgcattTATTCCCTTGCATCACCCAGGGACCTATATGACTTCAGCAGCCTGGTTACACTCTCTATGCTTTCTATCATTTCCACAGCTCCAGTACCAAGGCAGCCCCTTCAGCGACCCAGGCTTCTCAGCCCCTGAGCTCCAGCTGAGCAACCTACCCCCTGCAGCTGTCCCCTTCATGTTGTGGCGCGGCCTGGGAGACGGTGAGAGACTGCTCCAGGCCCGAGGTGCTTTCTCGGCCCTGGCCCAGCATCTGCAGCTTGTGAGCGATGACCAGGCTGACCTGAACCCTGGCAGTTCTGTGCTGCTCTCTCAGCTGGCAGCTGCAAGGCTCCGGGCCCAGGGCCTGATGGGCAATATGGTTTCTGTCATGGCTGCCCTGGGGGTGTCCATTCCTCCTGAATTGGATTCTCTTGGCCCTGCACCCTTTGGAGCCTCTGCCTTTGAGAGGAAATGTCGAGGTTATGTGGTAACCCGGGAATACGGACACTGGACAGACAGGGCTGTACGGGACATGG encodes:
- the LOC123249581 gene encoding cardiotrophin-2-like, which translates into the protein MTSFLAAPCLLTLLLTPFTLGAPISLTDPINQAYNLALYMQKNTSVLLQTYLQYQGSPFSDPGFSAPELQLSNLPPAAVPFMLWRGLGDGERLLQARGAFSALAQHLQLVSDDQADLNPGSSVLLSQLAAARLRAQGLMGNMVSVMAALGVSIPPELDSLGPAPFGASAFERKCRGYVVTREYGHWTDRAVRDMALLKAKYVT